From a single Xiphophorus maculatus strain JP 163 A chromosome 5, X_maculatus-5.0-male, whole genome shotgun sequence genomic region:
- the LOC102233016 gene encoding vasorin-like, producing the protein MFLYIVCFLLASEVVFSTDCPESCSCISPNSVFCIYRRSSTVPRVPISTQHLYVFQNDIETLAQDDFKDIVELLSLDLSQNKLAEIPDMAFKSLSKLKNLDLSANHITHISKDSFSGLGQLERLYLHGNLIQSIHWEAFEGLEMLLELKLQGNRLTSLPFLNFPRLLLLDLSDNKLPSLERSHLHTPHLEALKLSSLGLPSLDENLVASLKNLHELDLSMNQLKEVPQALKQESLKGLTKLSLAANPLFELRVSDFQQLVALQELDLSGVNLQGFPEGFFESFSKLTQLTVAENPFNCLCPLAWFPVWLKEKEVNLKRPEETRCHFPLVNAGKTLSALEHNDFGCPLTTTESVGSPVENTPVPQIPTTSPETTHTNAIPPPLPPSDETFSYITDNPSFGSDPPVSPSSTVVENELHFCPQNICLNGGTCYFDPNGLLKCLCSSGSSGDYCEIPEVPQKSETEVSLVTSAMPDKLDAISSREVTSTSILLDLHRFIGTRPNIRGIRLTYRNLSGPDRRPQMLSLPTYYPVYTLRGLNPNCTYLVCVSPLGEKIIYKGNSSVELGPCTEARTSPTVFVEHLIDLDTPMTKNLIAALAVLALVLVLVLVAGTIICVQKKRQANSEMELELGSADPEAIDLEGKKVHLENGVNGTLPLKQPEADRCQTPQLPPLLQQNGSLDYEAPLMQGHCPSNNNQATLKPSYF; encoded by the coding sequence ATGTTCCTCTACATCGTATGCTTCCTACTGGCCTCTGAAGTGGTGTTCTCCACTGATTGCCCAGAATCCTGTTCCTGCATCTCCCCAAACTCAGTGTTTTGCATTTACAGGCGGTCCAGCACTGTACCCCGTGTCCCCATCTCCACCCAGCATCTATACGTCTTTCAGAACGATATTGAAACCTTGGCCCAAGATGACTTCAAAGACATTGTCGAGTTGCTGTCACTGGACCTGAGCCAGAATAAGTTAGCGGAAATTCCTGACATGGCTTTTAAGTCGCTGTCTAAATTGAAGAACTTAGACCTTTCTGCTAACCATATAACTCACATTTCCAAAGACAGCTTCTCAGGGTTGGGCCAGTTAGAGAGGCTGTATCTCCATGGAAACCTCATTCAGAGCATTCATTGGGAAGCTTTTGAAGGTTTAGAGATGCTGTTGGAGTTGAAGCTGCAAGGAAACAGGCTCACCTCCCTGCCTTTTCTCAATTTCCCCAGGCTACTTCTTTTAGACCTCAGTGACAATAAACTCCCATCTTTGGAACGTTCACATCTTCATACTCCCCATCTAGAAGCCCTAAAATTGTCCTCATTAGGGCTACCGTCATTGGATGAAAATCTTGTAGCCTCCCTGAAAAACCTTCATGAACTTGACTTGTCAATGAATCAGTTAAAGGAAGTCCCTCAAGCCCTGAAGCAGGAATCCCTCAAGGGGCTTACGAAACTAAGCCTAGCTGCTAACCCACTTTTTGAGCTGAGGGTGAGTGACTTTCAGCAACTGGTTGCACTTCAAGAATTGGATCTAAGCGGAGTTAATCTCCAGGGATTTCCTGAAGGTTTTTTTGAAAGCTTCTCAAAGTTGACACAACTGACCGTAGCTGAGAACCCCTTCAACTGTCTCTGTCCACTAGCCTGGTTCCCTGTCTGGCTAAAAGAGAAGGAAGTCAATTTGAAGCGACCAGAGGAAACCAGATGCCATTTTCCTCTCGTTAATGCTGGGAAGACACTTTCGGCATTAGAGCACAACGACTTTGGATGTCCACTAACCACAACAGAATCTGTTGGCTCCCCTGTAGAAAACACCCCAGTTCCCCAAATCCCTACCACCTCTCCAGAAACCACCCATACTAATGCTATCCCTCCCCCTCTACCACCTAGTGATGAAACTTTTTCCTACATAACAGACAACCCATCCTTCGGATCAGATCCTCCAGTGTCTCCTAGCTCTACTGTTGTGGAAAACGAGTTACATTTCTGCCCACAAAACATCTGCTTGAATGGAGGGACTTGCTATTTTGACCCGAATGGCCTACTCAAATGTTTGTGCTCTTCGGGATCATCTGGCGACTACTGTGAAATTCCCGAGGTCCCGCAGAAATCTGAAACAGAGGTCTCTCTGGTGACTTCAGCAATGCCAGATAAACTAGATGCGATCAGCTCACGGGAGGTGACATCCACATCAATACTCCTTGACCTGCACCGCTTCATCGGGACACGGCCTAACATTCGTGGCATCAGGCTAACCTATCGTAACCTCTCTGGCCCTGACCGTCGCCCTCAAATGCTGAGTTTGCCAACATACTACCCTGTATACACTTTACGAGGTTTGAACCCAAACTGTACCTACTTGGTCTGTGTCAGTCCTCTTGGAGAAAAGATCATTTATAAAGGCAACAGCTCTGTAGAACTGGGTCCCTGTACAGAGGCTCGCACTAGTCCTACTGTCTTTGTAGAACATTTGATAGATCTAGACACCCCTATGACAAAGAATCTCATTGCAGCGCTGGCGGTCCTAGCATTAGTCCTGGTGTTGGTTTTGGTGGCTGGTACAATCATCTGTGTACAGAAGAAAAGGCAGGCAAATTCAGAAATGGAGCTAGAGCTGGGCTCAGCAGATCCTGAGGCAATAGACTTGGAGGGTAAAAAGGTTCATCTAGAGAACGGAGTCAATGGTACACTACCTCTCAAACAGCCCGAGGCAGATCGCTGCCAGACCCCACAACTCCCTCCATTACTGCAACAAAATGGAAGTTTGGACTATGAAGCACCCTTGATGCAAGGACACTGTCCATCAAATAACAATCAAGCAACACTGAAGCCGTCTTATTTCTAA